From the Deinococcus sonorensis KR-87 genome, the window GCTGGTTGACCGTGTCGAGGTTGATCGGCATCGGCACCAGCTGGCCGTCCACGCTGGCCAGCACCCGATGCTGATAGGGCCGCCACTGCGTGAACTGCGACAGGTAATCGAAGACGGCCTTGGAGTTGGTGTGGAAGATGTGCGGGCCGTACGGGTGAATCAGCACGCCCGCGTCGTCGTAGCGGTCATAGGCGTTGCCGCCGATGTGCGGGCGTTTGTCCACAATCAGCACCCGCTGCCCCACGCTGGCGAGCCGCTCGGCCAGCACCGCACCGGCGAACCCGGCCCCCACGATCAGATAATCAAAGCCCTGAGGGCTGGACGCTTCAGTCATCGGCGGCGCCCCCCACCACACTGATGCCCTTGGGCGCAGCGGGGACTACCGGCCCGGCCCCGTGGCCGCGCAGTAGTTCGTCCATTTCGGCCCAGGTGCGGTCCCACGACACGGTGGACAGGAACTCGTCGGCCCGCTGCTGACGGTTGAGCCCGGCCGGCGTGCCCTGCTCGTCCAGGGCTGCCTGGATCGCGGCCTCGAAGCTTGCGGCGTCATCGGCGATCCGCACCACGTTCATCTCGCCGTAGGGCCGCACCACGTCACGGATGCTGGTGGACACCACCGGGCGACCCGCGGCCAGATACTCGGGCGTCTTGGTGGGCGAGATGAATTCGGTGGCCTCGTTGCGGGCGAACGGCAGCAGGGCCACGTCCCAGCCGGCCATATAGGCGGGCAGCTCCTTGTAGTCCTTCTGGCCCAGGTAGTGGATGTTGGGCCCCTGCGGCAGCTCTTCCGGCGAGACCTTCACCACCGGTCCCACCAGCACGAACTGCCACTCGGGCCGGGCGTCGGCCACCGCCTGCACCAGCGCGGCGTCGAAGCGCTCGTCCAGCACGCCACAGAAGCCGAGCCGCGGGTGCGGCAGGTGTGCCTGATCGGCCGGGTCCTGGCGCAGCTTGCGGGCCTGGGTGAAGTGGGCCACGTCCACGCTCGATGGGAATGGATACGCGTGCGAATGCTGGCGCTGCTTGGCCTCCCACAGGCGGTAGCCGCCGGTGAACACCAGGTCCGCCTGCCGGAACAGCTGCTGCTCACGGGCATGCAGCTCCGGCGGAGCGAAACGGAAGTTGGCCAGCTCGTCCATGCAGTCGTAGACGGTCCGCGCGGGCTTGAGGCCGGCCGTGATCGGCAGTTCCATGGGGGTGTAGATCCACAGGACGTAGTCGCTCAGCTGC encodes:
- a CDS encoding glycosyltransferase family 1 protein, encoding MTDAPDLICIAHLRWNFVFQRPQHLMTRAAQDRRVYYFEEPIFGDRDWLETRRDASGVMVCTPHVVQDLGPAESQMRTRRLLEQLVAEEQLSDYVLWIYTPMELPITAGLKPARTVYDCMDELANFRFAPPELHAREQQLFRQADLVFTGGYRLWEAKQRQHSHAYPFPSSVDVAHFTQARKLRQDPADQAHLPHPRLGFCGVLDERFDAALVQAVADARPEWQFVLVGPVVKVSPEELPQGPNIHYLGQKDYKELPAYMAGWDVALLPFARNEATEFISPTKTPEYLAAGRPVVSTSIRDVVRPYGEMNVVRIADDAASFEAAIQAALDEQGTPAGLNRQQRADEFLSTVSWDRTWAEMDELLRGHGAGPVVPAAPKGISVVGGAADD